Proteins encoded in a region of the Saccharothrix ecbatanensis genome:
- a CDS encoding ATP-binding protein, translating into MGQTRLRIGSRLHESWAPPKPRGMLGVLLTRPGSWFTISELVAWMWDEDDPLPRNLAQTFYNYAGRIKRALTAMNVGVELEARKGAYRLKALPTSIDYFISARLLDRARGIREPGAAVRIIREAVEHWADGVPLADLPGEPARSWRRQARENLWLPLQGTLCRSMLEDNDFRGTLAHIDGLPAADSTYLPLVMCRLEAMRGLRLRSEADAYYYTMRRRLQDDFEDAAAATLKEFYQGLTEPARVESPAPGRRGSTPRRLPQGAEDFVGRDALLAKIDAATGCAKNAPRPGVVMLDGAAGVGKTALALHWAHRVADLFPDGVLHCDLKGFSEDKALDAGVVVDRFLEALRVDVDHLGTADRRARRLESTLQDRQVLIVLDNVRGLPQVTPLLALLRDCTVLVTSRNRLPGLGPRAFPVAPMPAAESSRMLEARIGDRAVRDRHAVADLVALCGGLPLAIGIVAHRIAASPGAELAEFVAQLRHERRLLDLGNHGDTGDISLKTVFSWSYRALGEQDRRAFRLLGLHPGPDFSVDAATAILGSTRSAALDCLELLASAHLLEQPGSLRRYRFHDLLRDYAEECARADEPEAERDLAELRLVDFFLHTAKAADSVAFPFRDGVPVGEPVADVLPLDFAHDRAAQDWFIAERANLCAVIDLAARQGMHSRVSKIAHASSDMFRRCGYYEEARSVLTLVVGSAQLECSADAEAAALNDLGLLCFQQEAFFEARKHFHLVELMARKMGSERGIATALHNLARVDIAEGLKEVGVGRYQEALRIAREIGEGELEAGTRHRLGVLAMSQNNRVDASTFFYDALRLRGELQNHSGLADTYNELAELHRMRGELGSAEDYVTQSIQLTARTRDLAVAARSYEVLAVIRLNRGDLAGATNWARRAVELFDRVGNSRHKAEVLLLLGELRWKAKAYAAAQEGWEQAWGIFTEAGDPRAAEVAAKLDPFTGDRTVPTARDPQWSDQQRPDQQWPDQRSGTGSDTLHP; encoded by the coding sequence TTGGGTCAAACGAGGCTGCGTATCGGCTCCCGGCTGCACGAGAGCTGGGCCCCGCCGAAGCCGCGGGGGATGCTTGGTGTGCTGCTGACCCGTCCGGGGAGCTGGTTCACGATCTCCGAACTGGTCGCCTGGATGTGGGACGAAGACGACCCGCTGCCCCGAAATCTTGCGCAGACGTTCTACAACTACGCCGGTCGGATCAAGCGGGCTTTGACCGCGATGAACGTCGGCGTGGAATTAGAGGCGCGAAAAGGCGCGTACCGCTTGAAAGCGCTCCCGACGAGCATCGACTACTTCATATCCGCCCGACTGCTCGACCGGGCGCGCGGTATCCGGGAACCGGGCGCGGCGGTGCGGATCATCCGCGAGGCGGTGGAGCACTGGGCCGACGGCGTCCCCCTCGCCGACCTGCCCGGCGAACCCGCGCGGTCGTGGCGTCGCCAGGCCCGCGAGAACCTGTGGCTGCCCCTCCAGGGCACTTTGTGCAGGAGCATGTTGGAGGACAACGACTTCCGCGGCACGCTCGCGCACATCGACGGACTGCCCGCCGCCGACTCGACGTACCTGCCGCTGGTGATGTGCAGGCTGGAGGCGATGCGCGGCCTGCGCCTGCGCTCCGAGGCGGACGCGTACTACTACACCATGCGCCGGCGGCTCCAGGACGATTTCGAGGACGCCGCGGCGGCGACTCTCAAGGAGTTCTACCAGGGCCTGACCGAGCCCGCACGTGTGGAATCGCCGGCGCCGGGCCGACGGGGAAGCACGCCAAGGCGACTGCCGCAGGGCGCAGAGGATTTCGTGGGTCGGGACGCGTTGTTGGCCAAGATCGACGCCGCGACCGGCTGCGCGAAGAACGCGCCACGGCCCGGGGTGGTCATGCTCGACGGCGCCGCCGGTGTCGGGAAGACCGCGCTCGCGCTGCACTGGGCGCACCGGGTGGCGGACCTGTTCCCGGACGGCGTGCTGCACTGCGACCTGAAGGGGTTCTCGGAGGACAAGGCGCTGGACGCCGGCGTCGTGGTCGACCGCTTCCTCGAAGCGCTCCGGGTCGACGTCGACCACCTCGGCACCGCGGACCGGCGGGCGCGGCGGCTGGAGTCCACGTTGCAGGACCGCCAAGTGCTGATCGTGCTGGACAACGTCCGCGGTCTGCCCCAAGTGACGCCGCTGCTCGCGTTGCTGCGGGACTGCACCGTGCTCGTCACGAGCCGCAACCGGTTGCCGGGCCTCGGTCCGCGCGCGTTCCCGGTGGCGCCGATGCCCGCGGCCGAGTCGTCGCGGATGCTCGAAGCGCGCATCGGCGACCGCGCCGTGCGGGACCGGCACGCCGTGGCGGACCTGGTCGCGCTGTGCGGAGGACTGCCGTTGGCGATCGGGATCGTGGCCCACCGGATCGCGGCGAGCCCCGGCGCGGAACTCGCCGAGTTCGTCGCCCAACTGCGCCACGAACGCCGACTGCTGGACCTCGGCAACCACGGCGACACCGGGGACATCAGCCTCAAGACGGTGTTCTCCTGGTCCTATCGCGCGTTGGGCGAGCAGGACCGCCGGGCGTTCCGGTTGCTCGGCCTGCACCCCGGGCCGGACTTCAGCGTCGACGCGGCGACCGCGATCCTCGGCTCGACCAGGTCGGCCGCGCTGGACTGCCTGGAACTGCTGGCGTCGGCGCACCTGCTCGAACAGCCGGGCTCGCTGCGCCGCTACCGGTTCCACGACCTGCTCCGCGACTACGCCGAGGAGTGCGCGCGGGCGGACGAACCCGAGGCGGAACGCGACCTCGCCGAACTGCGGCTCGTCGACTTCTTCCTGCACACCGCGAAAGCGGCGGACTCGGTGGCGTTCCCGTTCCGGGACGGTGTGCCGGTGGGGGAGCCGGTGGCGGACGTCCTGCCGCTCGACTTCGCCCACGATCGTGCGGCGCAGGACTGGTTCATCGCCGAGCGTGCGAACTTGTGCGCCGTCATCGATTTGGCCGCACGCCAGGGCATGCACTCTCGCGTATCCAAGATCGCCCACGCGAGCAGCGACATGTTCCGGAGGTGTGGTTACTACGAGGAAGCCCGCTCGGTGCTTACCCTCGTGGTCGGTTCGGCCCAGCTGGAGTGCAGCGCGGATGCCGAGGCCGCCGCTTTGAACGACCTCGGGTTGCTCTGCTTCCAGCAGGAGGCGTTCTTCGAAGCCCGCAAGCACTTCCACCTCGTGGAGCTGATGGCCCGGAAAATGGGCAGTGAACGCGGCATCGCGACGGCACTGCACAACTTGGCGCGGGTCGACATCGCCGAAGGACTGAAGGAAGTCGGTGTAGGCCGGTACCAGGAAGCCTTGCGCATCGCCCGAGAGATCGGCGAGGGCGAACTCGAGGCCGGCACTCGGCACCGGTTGGGCGTGTTGGCGATGTCCCAGAACAACCGCGTCGACGCGTCCACGTTCTTCTACGACGCCCTTCGGCTGCGCGGCGAGCTCCAGAACCACTCCGGCCTCGCCGACACCTACAACGAGCTGGCCGAGCTGCACAGGATGCGGGGCGAGCTGGGCTCGGCGGAGGACTACGTGACGCAGTCGATCCAGCTGACCGCGCGGACCAGGGATCTGGCGGTCGCCGCCCGTTCGTACGAGGTGTTGGCCGTGATCCGGTTGAATCGCGGCGACCTGGCCGGAGCGACCAATTGGGCCCGCCGCGCCGTCGAGTTGTTCGACCGGGTGGGCAACTCCAGGCACAAGGCCGAGGTGCTTCTGCTGCTCGGTGAACTGAGGTGGAAGGCGAAGGCGTACGCCGCGGCGCAAGAGGGCTGGGAGCAGGCGTGGGGGATCTTCACCGAGGCCGGTGACCCCCGTGCCGCCGAGGTGGCCGCCAAGCTCGACCCGTTCACCGGCGACCGCACCGTGCCCACCGCCCGCGATCCACAGTGGTCGGATCAGCAGCGGCCGGATCAGCAGTGGCCGGACCAGCGCTCCGGCACCGGAAGCGACACCCTGCACCCCTGA
- a CDS encoding tetratricopeptide repeat protein: MSGTVSGQVVQAGSIGAVHFHGPRVEAVIPHQLPPAPKLFAGRGRELAQLDDWLDVDEALVAVVSGAGGVGKTSLALRWLHGASSRFPDGQLYVDLGIDSVDGPVTPTEVLEWFLLALGVPSADIPLGLARRQAAFRTLTAERAVALLLDGAVSAAQVRPLLPASSRSAVVVTSRWRLSGLAADGARFVDVGSFDENASVELLTRALGERVASELGAARELARLCGGLPIALSVVGARLSTRPKRSLSMEVGTLRAGRLTALKLDEELSVEAVFDLSYSELPAHHARVYRRCGLHPGVSFGVGAAAAAAGEPEEEVRAVVEQLVEKNLLTEVGDERFRFHDLLRLHARRQTEGDPATENEAVVRRVVEWYLDRAVTADLAVVPDRPRLGPRYASAVAAFDHAAPALDWLETERANLVQSIREAADRGWHALTWQTAEAMFGFFLHRHHIADWIAVSEAGAEAARLDHHAVAQSRLRMQLAIGYLNAGRQEDASREVSTALELAEREGDRASVATALRQLGRISRKQGDPESALEYFRRALGIESALGRRRGEALAHRRIGEALTDLGRHEDAVAELTTSASIMAELNQVLELARVRTVLAVPTLALDRVDEAARLLGEALPVMAETKSPGYVADVLLLLADVAARRGERAAEQDHVRAAADTYTSAGEPVPDRVRSRLAE, encoded by the coding sequence ATGTCAGGCACGGTCAGCGGGCAGGTGGTGCAGGCGGGCAGCATCGGGGCGGTGCACTTTCACGGCCCGCGGGTCGAAGCGGTGATACCGCACCAACTCCCGCCCGCGCCGAAGCTGTTCGCCGGCAGGGGCAGGGAGTTGGCCCAGCTGGACGACTGGCTGGACGTCGACGAGGCGCTCGTCGCGGTGGTGAGCGGTGCAGGCGGGGTGGGCAAGACGTCGCTGGCGCTGCGGTGGCTGCACGGGGCCAGCTCCCGGTTCCCGGACGGTCAGCTGTACGTCGACCTGGGCATCGACAGCGTGGACGGTCCGGTCACCCCCACGGAAGTGCTGGAGTGGTTCCTGCTCGCGCTCGGCGTCCCGTCCGCCGACATCCCGTTGGGGTTGGCCCGAAGACAGGCCGCGTTCCGCACGCTCACGGCGGAACGGGCGGTGGCCTTGCTGTTGGACGGCGCGGTGTCCGCGGCGCAGGTCAGGCCGCTGTTACCGGCGTCGTCCCGCAGTGCCGTGGTGGTCACCAGCCGGTGGCGGTTGAGCGGGCTCGCCGCCGATGGCGCCCGGTTCGTCGACGTCGGCTCGTTCGACGAGAACGCCTCCGTCGAACTGCTCACCCGCGCGCTGGGTGAGAGGGTCGCGTCGGAACTCGGCGCGGCGCGCGAACTGGCGAGGCTCTGCGGTGGACTGCCAATCGCCCTGTCGGTAGTGGGCGCCCGTCTGTCAACGAGGCCGAAACGCTCGCTGTCGATGGAGGTCGGGACTCTGCGCGCGGGACGTCTGACGGCGTTGAAGCTGGACGAAGAGCTTTCGGTCGAGGCGGTGTTCGATCTGTCCTATTCGGAGCTTCCGGCGCACCACGCCCGGGTCTACCGCAGGTGCGGCCTGCATCCGGGTGTGTCGTTCGGTGTGGGAGCCGCGGCCGCGGCAGCCGGTGAACCCGAGGAAGAGGTGCGTGCGGTGGTGGAGCAGCTGGTGGAGAAGAACCTCCTCACGGAAGTGGGCGACGAACGGTTCCGCTTCCACGACCTGCTCCGGCTGCACGCCCGCCGGCAGACCGAAGGCGACCCGGCGACGGAGAACGAGGCCGTGGTGCGCCGAGTGGTCGAGTGGTACCTGGACCGGGCGGTGACCGCGGACCTCGCCGTGGTGCCGGACCGGCCTCGCCTCGGACCGCGCTATGCGTCGGCGGTCGCGGCGTTCGACCACGCCGCCCCGGCGCTCGACTGGCTGGAGACCGAGCGCGCGAACCTGGTCCAGTCGATCCGCGAGGCAGCCGACCGCGGCTGGCACGCGCTGACCTGGCAGACGGCCGAGGCCATGTTCGGCTTCTTCCTGCACCGGCACCACATCGCCGACTGGATCGCCGTGTCCGAAGCCGGAGCGGAGGCCGCGCGACTCGACCACCACGCCGTGGCGCAGTCCCGGCTCAGGATGCAGCTCGCCATCGGCTACCTCAACGCGGGACGGCAGGAGGACGCGTCCCGTGAAGTGTCGACGGCGCTGGAACTGGCCGAACGCGAAGGCGACCGGGCTTCGGTCGCCACCGCGTTGCGGCAACTCGGCCGCATCTCCCGCAAGCAGGGCGATCCCGAGAGCGCGCTGGAGTACTTCCGGCGGGCGCTCGGGATCGAATCGGCGCTGGGCAGGCGGCGCGGCGAGGCACTGGCACACCGCAGGATCGGTGAGGCGCTGACCGACCTGGGACGGCACGAAGACGCCGTGGCCGAGCTCACCACGTCCGCGTCGATCATGGCGGAGCTGAACCAGGTCCTCGAACTGGCCCGGGTCCGCACCGTGCTCGCCGTGCCGACCCTCGCCTTGGACCGCGTGGACGAGGCGGCCCGGCTCCTGGGCGAGGCCCTGCCCGTGATGGCGGAGACGAAGTCGCCCGGCTACGTCGCCGACGTGCTCCTGCTCCTCGCCGACGTGGCGGCCCGTCGTGGTGAACGGGCGGCGGAGCAGGACCACGTCAGGGCGGCGGCGGACACCTACACCAGTGCCGGCGAGCCGGTGCCGGACCGCGTCCGGTCCCGCTTGGCCGAGTAG
- a CDS encoding SMP-30/gluconolactonase/LRE family protein, translated as MSRTLGALAAVVLGVASLITAAPATAEQAHQPFPTEFPLPDGFLPEGIAIGSAPTAYFGSRADGDLFRVDLRTGRGEVFSQGPGTASVGLKVDRRQRLFVSGGAGGDGRVVDARTGEVLKSYKFVNDTNTFVNDVTITRDAAYFTDSRKAVLYRVAFGRHGSLPDSHTAIPLTGDFVLTPGVNNANGIAETPDRQALLIVQSNTGQLHRVDKESGRTTLVDLQGEVLTNGDGLLVEGKTLYVVQNRLNTVAVFTLALDGTTGKLVTKITDARFDVPTTVASFGHRLYLPNARFTTPPTPTTNYNAVSVPRI; from the coding sequence ATGTCTCGGACACTCGGTGCGCTGGCAGCCGTGGTGCTGGGGGTCGCCTCCCTCATCACCGCCGCGCCCGCCACCGCAGAGCAAGCACACCAGCCCTTCCCGACGGAGTTCCCGTTGCCCGACGGGTTCCTGCCGGAGGGCATCGCGATCGGCTCCGCCCCTACCGCCTACTTCGGCTCGCGCGCCGACGGCGACCTGTTCCGGGTCGACCTGCGCACCGGCCGCGGCGAGGTGTTCAGCCAGGGGCCGGGGACGGCTTCGGTCGGGTTGAAGGTCGACCGGCGGCAGAGGCTGTTCGTGTCCGGCGGCGCCGGTGGTGACGGGCGGGTTGTCGACGCGCGGACCGGAGAGGTCCTCAAGTCCTACAAATTCGTTAACGACACGAACACTTTCGTCAACGATGTCACGATCACCCGTGACGCCGCCTACTTCACCGACTCGCGCAAGGCGGTGCTGTACCGGGTCGCGTTCGGCCGGCACGGCTCGCTGCCCGACTCCCACACCGCCATTCCGCTGACCGGCGACTTCGTCCTCACTCCCGGCGTCAACAACGCCAACGGCATCGCGGAGACCCCCGACCGCCAAGCGCTGCTGATCGTCCAGAGCAACACCGGGCAACTGCATCGGGTGGACAAGGAATCGGGGCGCACGACTCTCGTCGACCTTCAAGGCGAGGTGCTCACCAACGGTGACGGGCTCTTGGTGGAGGGCAAGACCCTTTACGTGGTGCAGAACCGGCTCAACACGGTCGCGGTGTTCACGTTGGCGCTGGACGGGACCACCGGAAAGCTCGTGACCAAGATCACTGACGCGCGGTTCGACGTGCCGACGACGGTCGCGTCCTTCGGTCACCGGCTGTACCTGCCGAACGCCCGTTTCACCACGCCGCCGACGCCGACGACGAACTACAACGCGGTTTCCGTTCCCAGGATCTGA